In Providencia zhijiangensis, a single window of DNA contains:
- the nfo gene encoding deoxyribonuclease IV, with amino-acid sequence MKYVGAHVSASGGVDQAVIRAHEIGATAFALFTKNQRQWKAAPLSDEVIKSFKQNCAKYGYGKHQILPHDSYLINLGHPEFEALEKSRVAFIDEMQRCMQLGIDLLNFHPGSHLKQIDVDDCLARIAESINIALEETEGVIAVIENTAGQGTNLGFDFTHLAKIIERVKDQSRVGVCIDTCHAFAAGYDLRTAEDCEKTFQQFSDIVGFEFLKGMHLNDAKSEFASRVDRHHSLGEGNIGYAPFSYIMKDPRFDGIPLILETINPDIWPQEIAWLKSQQNS; translated from the coding sequence ATGAAATATGTTGGAGCACATGTCAGCGCCTCTGGCGGCGTTGACCAAGCAGTGATTCGCGCCCATGAAATTGGAGCCACCGCATTTGCTTTATTTACCAAAAATCAGCGTCAATGGAAAGCCGCCCCCCTTAGCGACGAAGTCATTAAAAGCTTCAAACAAAACTGCGCTAAATACGGTTATGGGAAACACCAAATTTTACCCCACGACAGTTATCTCATTAATTTGGGACACCCTGAATTTGAAGCATTAGAGAAATCTCGCGTCGCTTTTATTGATGAAATGCAGCGTTGCATGCAATTGGGGATTGACCTGCTGAACTTCCATCCCGGCAGCCACCTTAAACAAATTGACGTTGATGATTGCCTAGCCCGCATTGCAGAATCGATCAATATCGCCTTAGAAGAAACTGAAGGCGTTATCGCCGTCATTGAAAATACCGCAGGACAAGGAACAAACCTTGGTTTTGATTTTACGCATTTAGCTAAAATCATCGAACGCGTGAAAGATCAAAGCCGTGTTGGGGTTTGTATAGATACTTGTCATGCCTTTGCAGCTGGTTATGACTTACGTACAGCGGAAGATTGCGAGAAAACATTCCAACAATTTTCTGACATTGTGGGCTTTGAATTCTTAAAAGGTATGCATCTTAATGATGCGAAAAGTGAATTTGCCAGTCGTGTTGACCGCCATCATAGCTTAGGTGAAGGCAATATTGGTTATGCGCCATTTAGCTATATTATGAAAGACCCGCGTTTTGATGGCATTCCTCTGATTTTAGAGACCATCAATCCCGATATTTGGCCACAAGAAATTGCATGGTTAAAATCGCAACAAAATAGCTAA
- the yieE gene encoding DNA-binding transcriptional regulator YeiE — protein sequence MRITLRQLEVFTEVLKSGSTTQASQLLALSQSAVSASLTDLEGQLGVQLFDRVGKRLVTNEHGRLLYPKALALLEQAFEVEQLFKKEMGAVRLAASTTIGNYMLPEILAGYRHDNPEIPLELFIGNTEEVIKGVMEFRADVGLIEGVCHSPELISKPWLKDELVVFSAPSNPLAQKKVTLKELKDAPWILRERGSGTRDVLDQLLFAHLPGFHILMELGNSEAIKHAVRFGMGISCLSRRVIAEQLENGTLVELEVEELQLERTLYLIYHRQKHLSNAITNLLDYCH from the coding sequence ATGCGTATTACACTGAGGCAGCTTGAAGTTTTCACGGAAGTATTGAAAAGTGGCTCCACGACGCAGGCATCGCAATTATTAGCGTTATCGCAGTCCGCAGTGAGCGCTTCACTGACTGACTTGGAAGGGCAGCTAGGCGTGCAACTTTTTGACCGTGTAGGTAAACGACTTGTTACTAACGAACATGGGCGCCTACTTTACCCAAAGGCATTAGCGTTATTAGAACAAGCATTTGAAGTTGAGCAACTGTTCAAAAAAGAGATGGGCGCAGTTCGTTTGGCGGCAAGTACCACAATCGGTAACTATATGTTGCCTGAAATTTTAGCTGGGTATCGTCATGATAATCCTGAAATTCCACTGGAGTTATTCATTGGGAATACTGAGGAAGTCATTAAAGGTGTGATGGAGTTTCGGGCGGATGTGGGGCTGATTGAAGGGGTCTGTCATAGTCCAGAACTCATTTCAAAACCGTGGTTAAAAGATGAGTTAGTGGTGTTTTCAGCACCAAGTAACCCATTAGCGCAGAAAAAAGTGACTTTAAAAGAGTTAAAAGATGCGCCATGGATCTTGCGTGAAAGGGGTTCTGGTACGCGCGATGTACTAGACCAACTGCTATTCGCACACCTTCCAGGCTTCCATATTTTGATGGAGTTAGGTAATTCCGAAGCGATTAAACATGCGGTACGTTTTGGGATGGGTATCAGCTGTTTATCTCGACGCGTGATTGCCGAGCAGTTAGAGAATGGCACGCTGGTGGAGCTTGAAGTGGAAGAGTTACAACTTGAGCGTACGCTATACCTGATTTATCACCGTCAGAAGCATCTTTCTAACGCGATAACGAATCTGCTGGATTATTGTCATTGA
- a CDS encoding TetR/AcrR family transcriptional regulator, with protein MAQKGRPRNYDSHEALNNIMALFWRKGYSATSLEDLVDSTAMKKPSLYAAFGNKARLYELAMARFGEIAQAHYAAALAAQSPNEPLFARLSRWLRATVSLYNGVDGKTGCMVLSTAVAETDDPQVQAFLKDVILAQETMLITCIEKEKSALHEPENARLLVKTLIALLHSVSLRARAGETEEELSTLIDAGEMVLRAMLVIPENTQSTSSP; from the coding sequence ATGGCACAAAAAGGTAGACCACGAAATTATGATAGCCATGAAGCGCTAAATAACATCATGGCGTTATTCTGGCGCAAGGGGTATTCCGCGACTTCACTTGAAGATTTGGTTGACAGCACTGCGATGAAAAAGCCGAGTCTCTACGCCGCTTTTGGAAACAAAGCGCGACTGTATGAATTAGCAATGGCACGGTTTGGTGAAATTGCGCAGGCACATTACGCAGCGGCACTTGCTGCTCAATCGCCAAATGAGCCGTTGTTTGCACGACTTAGTCGTTGGCTACGTGCCACCGTATCCTTGTATAACGGAGTGGATGGTAAGACAGGCTGTATGGTGCTCTCCACTGCCGTAGCAGAAACCGATGACCCACAGGTACAAGCCTTCCTAAAAGACGTTATCCTTGCACAGGAGACGATGCTTATTACTTGTATCGAAAAGGAAAAATCGGCCTTACATGAACCTGAAAATGCGCGATTACTGGTAAAAACGCTTATCGCATTGCTGCATTCAGTATCGCTACGAGCAAGAGCGGGTGAAACGGAAGAGGAATTGTCCACGCTAATTGATGCAGGAGAGATGGTGCTGCGTGCAATGCTAGTTATACCGGAAAACACCCAATCAACGTCATCCCCTTAG
- a CDS encoding YeiH family protein, with amino-acid sequence MDKTGTKAITQNNSFPILKLVPGIILAGILTAIAIYLGEQSWFMDIGLGALTLAILLGICVGNTVYPAISTSSDAGIKFAKHYFLRAGIILYGFRLTFQQITDVGATGLIIDALTLTSTFFLAYWLGKKVFKLDDETTMLIGAGSSICGAAAVMATEPVVKASASKVAVAVSTVVIFGTIGIFVYPWLYQLNAHFGWIPATQETFGIYIGSTVHEVAQVVAAGHTIGPDAENASVIAKMLRVMMLAPFLIILSAFISRKNAASTQEGAQKSKITIPWFAVIFILVAAFNSFNLLPEQLVKQIITLDTILLAMAMVALGLTTHVSAIRQAGIKPLLMAAILFAWLIFGGIVINVVIQSVF; translated from the coding sequence ATGGATAAAACTGGAACCAAAGCAATCACACAAAATAATTCATTCCCTATTCTAAAACTTGTTCCGGGGATCATTTTAGCGGGAATTTTAACAGCCATTGCCATATACCTTGGGGAACAGTCATGGTTTATGGATATTGGGCTGGGCGCTCTCACTCTGGCTATTCTTCTTGGTATTTGTGTGGGAAATACCGTTTACCCTGCTATTAGTACAAGTAGCGATGCAGGGATCAAATTTGCTAAGCACTATTTTTTACGTGCCGGTATTATTCTGTATGGATTTCGCCTTACTTTTCAGCAAATTACCGACGTGGGAGCCACAGGACTGATTATTGATGCCCTGACATTAACCTCCACTTTTTTCTTAGCTTACTGGCTTGGTAAAAAAGTATTCAAACTTGATGATGAAACCACCATGTTAATCGGTGCAGGTAGCAGTATTTGTGGTGCCGCCGCTGTAATGGCAACCGAGCCAGTGGTTAAAGCGTCTGCAAGTAAAGTCGCTGTTGCCGTTTCAACCGTGGTGATCTTCGGTACCATCGGTATTTTTGTCTACCCATGGTTATATCAGTTAAATGCACATTTCGGCTGGATCCCTGCAACTCAAGAAACGTTTGGGATTTATATCGGTTCAACCGTTCATGAAGTCGCCCAAGTGGTTGCCGCAGGTCATACTATTGGTCCAGATGCAGAAAATGCTTCTGTGATAGCAAAAATGTTGCGTGTCATGATGCTGGCACCGTTTTTAATTATCTTGTCTGCATTTATTAGTCGTAAAAATGCGGCCAGCACACAAGAAGGCGCTCAGAAAAGTAAAATTACGATCCCTTGGTTTGCCGTGATTTTTATTTTGGTCGCCGCGTTTAACTCATTCAACTTATTACCTGAACAACTGGTTAAACAAATTATTACGTTAGATACCATCTTATTAGCGATGGCGATGGTGGCATTAGGGTTGACAACGCATGTCAGTGCGATTCGACAAGCGGGGATCAAACCTTTACTGATGGCAGCTATCTTGTTCGCTTGGTTAATTTTTGGCGGTATTGTGATTAACGTTGTTATCCAGTCGGTGTTTTAA
- the fruK gene encoding 1-phosphofructokinase, with translation MTRRVATITLNPAYDLVGLCPSIEVGEVNLVKTASLNAGGKGVNVGKVLRDLGIDITVSGFMGKDNQEEFQHFFSENGMANRFSMVPGRTRINVKLTENNGESTDFNFSGFDVSKEDWNRFSTESLNWLGHFDMVVVSGSLPNGIEPEEFTRWMTRLRQLCPCIIFDSSREALKAGLKASPWLVKPNRQELETWVGRKLPDLKDVIAAAHELRDKGISHVVISLGEEGALWVNASGSWLAKPPQCEVVSTVGAGDSMVAGLAYGLLNGETSEHTLRMATAISALSVSQPDVGLKNRNKLADMMAKIEMKSL, from the coding sequence ATGACTCGCCGGGTTGCTACAATTACATTAAATCCTGCTTATGACCTTGTGGGGCTATGCCCTTCCATCGAAGTCGGTGAAGTCAATTTAGTTAAGACCGCTAGTCTCAATGCTGGAGGTAAAGGGGTCAATGTGGGGAAAGTCCTGCGTGACCTTGGTATTGATATCACTGTTAGCGGCTTTATGGGTAAGGACAACCAAGAAGAATTCCAACACTTCTTTAGTGAAAATGGCATGGCAAACCGTTTTAGCATGGTGCCAGGTCGTACACGCATTAACGTTAAGCTCACAGAAAATAACGGTGAGTCGACAGACTTTAATTTCTCTGGTTTTGATGTCAGTAAAGAAGATTGGAACCGTTTTTCCACGGAATCCCTTAATTGGCTTGGTCATTTTGACATGGTGGTGGTCAGTGGAAGTTTACCTAACGGGATTGAACCTGAAGAGTTCACACGTTGGATGACTCGCCTGCGTCAGTTATGCCCTTGTATTATCTTTGATAGCAGCCGCGAAGCATTAAAAGCGGGTCTGAAAGCATCACCATGGTTAGTTAAACCTAATCGTCAAGAGCTAGAAACATGGGTAGGGCGCAAATTACCGGATTTAAAAGATGTTATTGCTGCGGCGCATGAATTGCGCGATAAAGGCATTTCTCACGTGGTTATTTCCCTCGGTGAAGAAGGCGCTCTTTGGGTAAATGCTTCAGGCTCTTGGTTAGCGAAACCGCCTCAATGTGAGGTTGTCAGTACGGTAGGCGCTGGCGATTCAATGGTTGCCGGGTTAGCTTACGGCTTATTAAATGGTGAGACTAGCGAACATACACTCCGTATGGCGACTGCAATTTCTGCGTTATCGGTTTCTCAACCGGATGTGGGTTTGAAAAACCGTAATAAACTGGCCGATATGATGGCAAAAATTGAGATGAAATCATTGTAA
- a CDS encoding DJ-1/PfpI family protein — translation MNKYDYAISTDAGLTTPSIQALIAGGRAQQSSLLKVGIFVCPGFMPMDINGAQSVFTIVGAEIYFIWKRKELLEGYTGWPTMPTMTFDECPDDLDVLVTGMVPPEVIEDPEVIQFFARVGHTAKTVIGTCYGSLMLGTAGLLRGKRATSNSNVVPMLPDVGAIAVGGSDVVIDGSIYTSGPATGSFDASLLVLKALRGEEVASLVELAIEYDPRPPFRTGSPELAGPEMTAIAQQMTAPLNQQYHAAAKRGYAQFNQNINQ, via the coding sequence ATGAATAAATATGATTATGCCATTAGCACGGACGCTGGGTTGACGACACCGTCAATTCAGGCGCTGATTGCAGGGGGGAGGGCGCAACAATCGTCTTTACTTAAAGTGGGTATTTTTGTTTGCCCAGGATTTATGCCAATGGACATTAATGGGGCACAATCCGTTTTTACTATTGTGGGCGCTGAAATTTATTTTATCTGGAAGCGTAAAGAGTTGCTTGAGGGCTACACAGGGTGGCCAACGATGCCAACAATGACATTCGATGAGTGCCCTGATGATTTAGATGTTTTAGTCACGGGTATGGTGCCTCCAGAGGTTATTGAAGATCCTGAAGTGATTCAGTTTTTTGCTCGGGTTGGGCATACCGCAAAAACGGTGATTGGTACTTGCTATGGCTCGTTAATGCTAGGAACGGCAGGGTTATTGCGGGGTAAGCGGGCAACCAGCAATAGTAATGTTGTCCCGATGCTACCAGACGTAGGGGCAATCGCCGTAGGGGGCAGTGATGTTGTCATCGATGGTTCGATTTATACCTCAGGACCCGCAACCGGTTCATTTGACGCCTCATTGTTGGTGCTCAAAGCCTTACGTGGGGAAGAAGTTGCCTCCCTTGTCGAATTGGCAATTGAATATGATCCGCGCCCACCGTTTCGTACCGGTTCACCTGAACTCGCAGGCCCTGAAATGACAGCAATAGCACAGCAGATGACAGCACCACTAAACCAACAGTATCACGCTGCGGCAAAACGCGGTTACGCACAATTTAACCAGAATATTAATCAATAA
- a CDS encoding ligand-gated channel protein has translation MVVFTKRKIAVSIIAAITAVPAFADDSSDKIFVTTASGYQQKIEDAPASISVVTREQLETKAYRDVTDALKDVPGVLVTGGGSSSDISIRGMDAKYTMILIDGKRVDTRSIRPNSDGSGIEQGWLPPLPAIERIEVVRGPMSSLYGSDAMGGVINIITRRVQQEWTTSLRADTTITERKNSGNTGQGSFYTSGPLVDGLLGIKLQGQYSHRSEDKIIDGFGRQIMTSGGGTLSLTPNEQNAFDLDFKKDNQHRDYREGYTAAYGDGSGFSKYDMTHVALTHTGTYDLASTDTYVQYDEAKNPGRKMTAEDLVVRNQSVFLLGDHSVSIGGQYRKEKLKDQSNKLPGNSELDRYSWALFAEDEWLMTNDFALTGGLRMDNDENYGAHWTPRLYGVWHADEQWTIKGGVSTGYKAPSLRESSANWGQATGGGKGNAIIYGNPDLKPEKSITEEIGVIWNNQDNLTAGVTIYNTDFKDKITEIRRCDNSIDTIRDCTLADGEGDSPGKPYRFVSDKANVDKARMQGVEVTFNWGILDNLEFAANYTYTHTEQKSGVNKGKPLSKQPKHMVNTTLTWDTTEDLQTWGRMNFRSETSDYQGRGQQMSKGTPSYAMFDLGTSYKLSKNANIVGGVYNVLDRRVDKGTYGAELEGRRYNIGINYNF, from the coding sequence ATGGTTGTTTTTACTAAAAGAAAAATAGCAGTTAGCATTATTGCGGCTATCACTGCGGTACCTGCTTTTGCGGATGACAGCAGCGATAAAATTTTTGTAACAACTGCATCAGGATATCAGCAAAAGATTGAAGATGCGCCAGCATCAATTTCCGTTGTGACACGTGAACAGCTAGAAACTAAAGCGTATCGCGATGTGACGGATGCCCTGAAGGATGTTCCAGGTGTTCTTGTTACCGGTGGTGGTAGCAGCTCCGATATTAGTATCCGAGGGATGGATGCAAAATACACCATGATCCTTATCGATGGGAAACGTGTAGATACACGTAGCATCCGACCAAATAGTGATGGTTCAGGTATCGAACAAGGCTGGTTACCACCATTACCTGCCATCGAACGCATCGAAGTGGTACGTGGTCCTATGTCATCATTATACGGTTCTGATGCAATGGGTGGAGTTATCAACATCATCACTCGTCGTGTTCAGCAAGAGTGGACAACCAGTTTACGCGCAGATACTACCATTACAGAACGTAAAAATTCAGGTAATACAGGGCAAGGTAGCTTCTATACCTCGGGACCATTAGTTGATGGTTTATTAGGAATCAAGTTACAGGGTCAATATTCACACCGAAGTGAAGATAAAATTATCGATGGATTTGGTCGCCAAATCATGACCAGTGGTGGCGGTACATTATCACTGACACCAAATGAGCAAAACGCCTTTGATTTAGACTTTAAAAAAGATAACCAGCATCGTGACTATCGTGAGGGTTATACCGCTGCTTATGGTGATGGTAGCGGATTTAGTAAGTACGATATGACCCATGTAGCTTTAACGCATACAGGTACTTATGATCTTGCATCGACGGACACTTATGTTCAGTACGATGAAGCGAAAAATCCAGGTCGTAAAATGACGGCAGAAGATTTAGTCGTCCGTAACCAAAGTGTTTTCTTACTGGGTGACCACAGTGTCAGTATTGGTGGTCAGTACCGTAAGGAAAAGCTAAAAGATCAAAGTAACAAGCTACCGGGAAATAGCGAGTTAGACAGATACAGCTGGGCATTATTTGCAGAAGATGAATGGTTAATGACAAATGACTTTGCATTAACAGGTGGTCTGCGAATGGATAATGATGAAAACTACGGTGCTCATTGGACTCCTCGTTTATACGGTGTTTGGCATGCAGATGAGCAGTGGACGATTAAAGGTGGTGTATCTACAGGCTATAAAGCACCAAGTTTACGTGAATCATCTGCAAACTGGGGACAAGCAACAGGTGGCGGTAAAGGAAATGCAATTATTTACGGTAACCCAGACCTGAAACCAGAAAAAAGTATTACTGAAGAAATTGGTGTTATCTGGAACAACCAAGATAACCTAACTGCTGGGGTTACTATTTATAATACTGATTTCAAAGATAAAATTACGGAAATCAGACGTTGTGACAATAGCATTGACACAATCAGAGACTGTACGTTAGCCGATGGTGAAGGTGACAGCCCAGGTAAACCGTACCGTTTTGTTAGCGATAAAGCCAACGTTGACAAAGCAAGAATGCAAGGTGTTGAAGTGACTTTCAACTGGGGAATTCTTGATAACCTCGAATTTGCAGCGAACTATACCTATACGCACACAGAGCAAAAAAGTGGTGTAAATAAAGGTAAGCCGTTGAGTAAGCAGCCTAAGCACATGGTAAATACCACCTTGACTTGGGATACAACAGAAGATTTACAAACTTGGGGTCGTATGAATTTCCGTAGTGAAACTTCAGATTATCAAGGTCGTGGTCAGCAAATGAGTAAAGGGACACCATCCTACGCAATGTTTGACCTGGGTACGAGCTATAAACTCAGTAAAAATGCCAACATTGTTGGTGGTGTTTATAACGTATTAGACCGCCGTGTAGATAAAGGTACGTATGGTGCTGAATTAGAAGGTCGCCGTTATAATATCGGCATTAACTACAACTTCTAA
- a CDS encoding amino acid permease: MAEQHTTTSMSGGPRLRRELKARHLAMIAIGGSIGTGLFVASGATVAQAGPGGALLSYAIIGLMVYFLMTSLGELAAYMPVSGSFATYGAKYVDEGFGFALGWNYWYNWAVTIAVDLVAAQLVMTYWFPDTPGWIWSAIFLAIIFLLNYISVKGFGEAEYWFSLIKVTTVIIFIVVGVLMIFGIMNGAENAGWHNWEIGDAPFAGGFSAMIGVAMIVGFSFQGTELIGIAAGESKDPAKNIPRAVRKVFWRILLFYIFAILIISLIIPYTDPSLLRNDVKDISVSPFTLVFENAGLLSAAAVMNAVILTAVLSAGNSGMYASTRMLYTLAREGKAPKIFARLSKGGVPRYALLATTVVAGLCFLSSMFGNQTVYLWLLNTSGMTGFIAWLGIAISHYRFRRGYIAQGRDLNDLPYRSGFFPIGPIFAFILCLVITLGQNYQAFLEDKIDWVGVTATYIGIPLFLAIWFGYKIVKKTSIIRYKEMSFPSYKENLEK, translated from the coding sequence ATGGCAGAACAACATACAACGACATCGATGAGCGGCGGACCAAGATTACGTCGAGAACTAAAAGCTCGCCACCTCGCGATGATCGCAATTGGCGGCTCCATCGGAACCGGTTTATTTGTGGCATCCGGTGCCACAGTAGCACAAGCTGGACCGGGTGGAGCGCTCCTCTCATACGCCATTATTGGTTTAATGGTGTATTTCTTAATGACCAGCTTAGGTGAATTAGCGGCATACATGCCAGTCTCCGGCTCCTTTGCGACTTATGGCGCAAAATATGTCGATGAAGGCTTTGGTTTCGCACTAGGTTGGAACTACTGGTACAACTGGGCTGTCACTATCGCAGTTGACCTTGTCGCTGCACAATTAGTGATGACCTACTGGTTCCCAGATACCCCAGGCTGGATCTGGAGTGCTATCTTCTTAGCAATCATTTTCTTACTGAACTACATTTCCGTTAAAGGCTTCGGTGAAGCCGAATATTGGTTCTCGCTAATCAAAGTGACTACGGTGATTATTTTTATCGTCGTCGGTGTGCTGATGATTTTCGGCATTATGAATGGTGCAGAAAACGCAGGTTGGCATAACTGGGAAATTGGTGATGCACCATTTGCAGGTGGTTTCTCTGCAATGATTGGTGTGGCGATGATCGTAGGGTTCTCATTCCAAGGTACTGAATTAATTGGTATTGCGGCGGGTGAGTCAAAAGACCCAGCGAAAAATATCCCACGTGCGGTGCGTAAAGTGTTCTGGCGTATTTTGCTGTTCTATATCTTTGCGATTTTAATCATCAGCTTAATTATTCCTTACACTGACCCAAGTTTACTGCGTAATGACGTAAAAGATATTAGCGTGAGTCCATTTACACTCGTATTTGAAAATGCAGGTTTATTATCAGCAGCAGCGGTGATGAACGCCGTTATCTTAACCGCGGTTCTCTCTGCGGGTAACTCAGGAATGTATGCCTCAACGCGTATGCTGTATACCTTGGCTCGTGAAGGTAAAGCACCGAAAATCTTTGCTCGCCTGTCAAAAGGTGGCGTACCACGTTATGCATTGCTGGCAACTACGGTTGTGGCGGGTCTGTGCTTTTTAAGCTCAATGTTTGGTAATCAAACTGTGTATTTGTGGTTATTAAATACATCGGGTATGACTGGATTTATCGCATGGTTAGGGATTGCTATCAGCCATTATCGCTTCAGAAGAGGCTATATTGCGCAAGGTAGAGATCTTAATGACTTGCCATATCGCTCAGGTTTCTTCCCAATCGGGCCAATTTTCGCCTTTATCCTGTGCTTAGTGATTACACTGGGTCAAAACTATCAAGCTTTCTTAGAAGATAAAATTGACTGGGTGGGCGTCACTGCAACCTATATCGGTATTCCTCTATTCTTGGCTATCTGGTTCGGATATAAAATCGTGAAGAAAACCTCGATTATCCGTTATAAAGAGATGAGCTTCCCGTCATATAAAGAGAATTTAGAGAAGTGA